The proteins below are encoded in one region of Myxococcales bacterium:
- a CDS encoding sodium:solute symporter family protein gives MNPSFIVIAIVLIYMAAMLGVGWYASKKVKGNDDFLVAGRRLGPFMMAGTLAATEAGGGSSMGVAEKAFGEWGMSAGWYVLAMAITLVLLAVVAPRLRRSEVRTVPEFFTKRYGEKTGLLSAFLFIIPLVGLTATQFIASSVILSVMTGFNFTLSAIIVCAVVTVYSVLGGLWSVTLTDIIQWCLIVGGLLLAIPFALDVAGGYSAVMSSLPEAKASFTEGTGLGTIVTLVIMYFASFAVGQESVQRYFAARDEKAAAWGSILAALSYVFFAFMPALLGVIAYSMVQRGLMDGALIESEGARYVLPLLAVQAFPKWLVGIVFAALISATMSSADSDLLAAGSIVANDIYAKKINPKATEQSILKLTRWTMVVVALMALMVTLFHAESIVALLMFSFSFRAAGAFVPYVLGHYVSRPGPGAAVSSITGCSFVVLLCEVMDFSIWGMQAIVLGILASAVCYGMAGWFFPWLLLKVTKESSEVVGDHG, from the coding sequence GTGAATCCTTCGTTCATCGTCATTGCAATTGTGCTGATCTACATGGCGGCGATGCTTGGGGTGGGTTGGTACGCTTCAAAAAAAGTTAAGGGCAACGACGACTTTTTGGTGGCTGGGCGTAGGTTAGGGCCTTTTATGATGGCCGGGACTTTGGCTGCAACCGAAGCCGGCGGCGGCAGTTCGATGGGTGTGGCCGAAAAGGCCTTTGGTGAGTGGGGGATGAGCGCCGGCTGGTATGTGCTGGCCATGGCCATTACCTTGGTGTTGCTTGCGGTGGTGGCGCCCCGCTTGCGTCGCAGCGAAGTAAGAACCGTGCCTGAGTTTTTCACGAAGCGCTACGGCGAAAAAACCGGACTGCTTTCGGCTTTCTTATTTATCATACCGCTTGTTGGGCTCACTGCGACGCAGTTCATTGCATCCTCTGTGATTCTATCGGTGATGACCGGCTTCAATTTTACTCTCTCGGCGATCATCGTGTGCGCTGTCGTTACGGTCTATTCGGTGCTTGGCGGTCTTTGGTCTGTGACGCTTACCGATATCATCCAATGGTGTTTGATTGTTGGAGGGCTTTTGCTGGCGATTCCTTTCGCTCTTGATGTTGCTGGTGGCTATTCTGCGGTGATGAGTAGCCTACCGGAAGCTAAGGCCAGCTTTACCGAAGGCACGGGACTTGGGACGATTGTAACTCTGGTTATCATGTACTTCGCATCTTTCGCCGTTGGTCAGGAAAGTGTTCAGCGCTATTTCGCTGCGCGCGATGAAAAAGCAGCAGCTTGGGGTTCGATCTTGGCAGCGCTGAGCTATGTGTTTTTTGCCTTCATGCCGGCGCTCCTAGGCGTCATTGCTTATTCCATGGTGCAGCGAGGCCTGATGGACGGCGCATTAATCGAAAGTGAAGGCGCCCGCTATGTGCTGCCTTTGCTTGCCGTTCAGGCTTTTCCCAAATGGCTTGTTGGCATTGTGTTTGCGGCGCTTATTTCGGCTACCATGTCGAGTGCCGATTCGGATTTGCTTGCTGCGGGCTCGATCGTAGCCAATGATATTTATGCCAAGAAGATTAATCCGAAGGCAACCGAGCAGTCGATTCTGAAGCTAACCCGTTGGACGATGGTGGTGGTGGCGCTCATGGCGCTTATGGTGACGTTGTTTCATGCTGAGAGCATCGTGGCGCTGCTTATGTTTTCTTTTTCCTTCCGAGCAGCCGGTGCTTTTGTGCCTTATGTGCTTGGCCACTATGTCTCACGTCCCGGGCCCGGAGCAGCCGTGAGTTCCATCACGGGATGCAGTTTCGTGGTCCTGCTTTGCGAAGTGATGGACTTTAGTATTTGGGGCATGCAAGCCATTGTGCTTGGTATTTTGGCGAGTGCGGTGTGTTATGGCATGGCCGGTTGGTTTTTCCCTTGGTTGCTTTTAAAAGTTACCAAAGAAAGTTCTGAGGTTGTAGGCGACCATGGCTGA
- a CDS encoding DoxX family membrane protein, producing MTPKYRDLGLLLLRLGIGVFFMVHGYPKLLGGPEKWQALGSVMQLIGINFLPQAWGLMAGLAEFGGGLCLIAGVAFVPAALAMAATMLMATTMHLSKGDGFNVASHAIELGIVFISLALIGPGRFKLKLSFSS from the coding sequence ATGACTCCAAAATATCGAGATCTCGGGCTTTTGCTGTTGCGCTTAGGCATTGGCGTTTTTTTCATGGTGCACGGCTATCCCAAATTGCTTGGCGGTCCAGAAAAGTGGCAAGCGCTTGGTAGTGTGATGCAGCTTATCGGCATTAATTTTTTGCCTCAGGCATGGGGCTTGATGGCAGGTCTTGCTGAGTTCGGCGGCGGCTTATGTTTGATTGCCGGCGTTGCTTTTGTGCCTGCTGCGCTGGCCATGGCTGCTACCATGTTGATGGCAACAACGATGCACCTTTCCAAAGGCGATGGCTTTAATGTGGCTTCGCACGCCATTGAACTTGGGATCGTGTTTATATCCTTGGCGTTGATTGGTCCTGGACGTTTCAAACTCAAGCTTTCGTTTTCATCTTAG
- a CDS encoding M20 family metallo-hydrolase, whose protein sequence is MQQINQQRLLGWIDELGQIGAIDGGGVCRLALSDEDKAGRDYVVGLMKSLGLEVKIDRIGNVLGLREGQEDLPPVMTGSHIDTVRTGGRYDGNLGVLAGLEVIATLNDLGIQSKRPLGVAFFTNEEGSRFAPDMMGSLVFQGDLALETALAVRGIDGTTVQENLQRIGYAGDWISEGQLVPTAFVELHIEQGPVLEEETITIGAVQSVQGISWTEYTFKGVSNHAGTTPMRLRHDAGYAACQVASFLRALAEKVGDDQVATVGRMEFKPNLVNVIANHAVFTVDLRNTDNEKLKFSEQQTLSFINELCEKEGLECSSKTLARFDPVIFNDVLVNRIESFAKELGHSVKRMPSGAGHDAQMLARMCPSSMIFIPSKAGISHNVKEYSSPEHIEAGANILLNLLMELAQA, encoded by the coding sequence ATGCAACAGATTAATCAGCAGCGTTTATTGGGATGGATTGATGAGCTGGGCCAGATTGGCGCCATCGACGGTGGCGGCGTCTGTCGTCTAGCCCTTAGCGATGAAGACAAAGCTGGACGCGACTACGTTGTAGGCTTGATGAAATCACTTGGTCTTGAAGTTAAGATCGATCGCATCGGCAATGTTCTGGGGCTACGCGAGGGGCAAGAAGATTTACCGCCCGTTATGACAGGTTCACACATCGATACCGTTCGTACCGGAGGCCGCTACGATGGCAATCTGGGCGTATTGGCAGGTCTTGAGGTCATTGCCACGCTCAACGATCTTGGTATTCAAAGCAAACGACCGCTTGGGGTTGCCTTTTTCACCAACGAAGAAGGAAGTCGCTTTGCTCCGGACATGATGGGTAGTCTGGTTTTTCAAGGGGATCTTGCGCTTGAGACGGCTTTAGCCGTTCGAGGAATCGATGGCACGACGGTTCAAGAGAATTTGCAGCGCATCGGCTATGCCGGAGATTGGATAAGCGAAGGACAACTGGTCCCGACTGCTTTTGTCGAGCTGCATATTGAACAAGGACCTGTTCTAGAGGAAGAGACAATCACTATCGGTGCGGTGCAAAGTGTTCAAGGTATTTCCTGGACCGAATATACCTTTAAGGGTGTCTCGAACCATGCTGGGACCACCCCGATGCGTTTACGGCATGATGCTGGTTATGCTGCTTGCCAAGTGGCAAGTTTTTTGCGTGCGTTGGCCGAAAAAGTTGGCGACGATCAAGTTGCTACCGTGGGGCGTATGGAGTTTAAGCCCAATCTTGTTAACGTCATTGCCAACCATGCAGTATTTACTGTTGATCTTCGAAATACCGATAACGAAAAGCTAAAGTTTTCTGAGCAACAGACTTTAAGTTTTATTAACGAATTGTGTGAAAAAGAAGGACTTGAATGCAGTTCTAAAACACTGGCTCGCTTTGATCCGGTTATTTTTAACGATGTGCTGGTCAATCGCATTGAATCCTTTGCCAAGGAGCTTGGCCACAGCGTTAAACGCATGCCAAGTGGAGCAGGTCACGATGCTCAAATGCTAGCTCGAATGTGTCCATCTTCCATGATTTTTATTCCAAGCAAAGCTGGCATTAGTCACAACGTGAAGGAATACAGTAGCCCAGAGCATATTGAAGCCGGGGCCAATATTTTACTCAACCTACTTATGGAACTTGCTCAGGCTTAA
- a CDS encoding NAD(P)(+) transhydrogenase (Re/Si-specific) subunit beta, which produces MSGSEILVQLLYILSASLFIFGLKKLSRVKTSRAGNNLAAFAMFLAVAATLLELGIVDYRWILSGIALGSVIGTVIALRVPMTAMPETVAIFNGFGGAASALVALAVVFNDWLADLSASGITLAKSSGETGAVQALTIVLSILIGAVTLSGSFVAYLKLNGSLNNGKPILLPARHFINLLLGAGIIAVGAYFGYLTNEPNHALLSLSIFTVASLVLGILLVIPIGGADMPVVVSLLNSYSGVAACAAGFVIHNNVLIIAGAMVGAAGLILTEIMCKAMNRSLLNVLVGGFGGDDAAADSGSQEYTNIRSCGAEDAAMVLESATSVVVVPGYGLAVAQAQHAVRELATLLEKRGCKVTYAIHPVAGRMPGHMNVLLAEADVPYEKLLELEQVNPEFKRTDVAIILGANDVVNPAAQENKNSPIYGMPILEAYNATTVFVVKRSLGAGYAGVKNDLFDRDNTTMIFGDAKAVLQDLVREVNEL; this is translated from the coding sequence ATGTCAGGCTCGGAAATCCTTGTTCAACTCCTTTATATTTTGTCGGCAAGCCTTTTCATTTTTGGCTTGAAGAAGCTCTCGCGCGTCAAAACTTCGCGCGCGGGAAACAATCTTGCTGCCTTTGCCATGTTCTTGGCCGTCGCTGCTACTTTGCTCGAACTTGGCATTGTCGATTACCGCTGGATTCTTTCGGGCATTGCCCTTGGTAGCGTCATCGGCACCGTCATTGCCCTTCGCGTTCCGATGACAGCCATGCCGGAGACCGTTGCTATCTTTAACGGTTTTGGTGGCGCAGCTTCGGCACTCGTTGCGCTAGCCGTTGTATTCAACGACTGGCTCGCTGATCTTTCAGCAAGTGGAATCACCCTTGCCAAAAGCTCTGGTGAGACCGGCGCAGTTCAAGCCCTTACGATTGTGCTTTCGATTCTGATTGGTGCAGTCACACTCTCCGGAAGCTTTGTTGCCTATCTCAAGCTCAACGGTAGCCTCAACAACGGCAAACCTATTTTGCTTCCAGCGCGACACTTCATAAACCTTCTTTTGGGAGCAGGCATTATCGCGGTCGGAGCCTACTTTGGCTACCTGACAAACGAGCCAAACCACGCACTACTAAGTCTTTCTATATTTACAGTCGCCAGTCTTGTGCTTGGTATTTTGCTGGTCATTCCCATTGGCGGAGCCGACATGCCGGTTGTGGTATCGTTGCTCAACTCCTATTCAGGTGTGGCGGCCTGTGCGGCAGGCTTTGTCATTCACAATAACGTACTCATCATCGCTGGTGCGATGGTTGGTGCCGCTGGCTTGATTCTTACCGAAATCATGTGCAAAGCCATGAACCGATCACTACTTAACGTCTTGGTGGGCGGCTTTGGTGGCGATGATGCTGCAGCGGACTCAGGCTCGCAGGAGTACACCAACATTCGCTCTTGCGGCGCAGAAGATGCGGCCATGGTTTTGGAGTCAGCCACCAGCGTTGTTGTTGTGCCAGGTTATGGACTGGCTGTTGCCCAAGCCCAACATGCAGTACGCGAGCTCGCGACCCTTTTGGAAAAGCGCGGCTGCAAAGTTACCTACGCCATTCATCCTGTGGCCGGCCGCATGCCAGGACACATGAACGTGCTCCTAGCCGAAGCAGATGTTCCCTATGAGAAGCTCTTGGAACTTGAGCAAGTCAACCCTGAGTTTAAGCGTACCGACGTAGCCATCATTCTTGGCGCCAACGACGTGGTGAATCCCGCTGCCCAGGAAAACAAAAACAGCCCTATCTATGGTATGCCTATTTTAGAAGCCTACAACGCCACAACAGTATTCGTCGTCAAACGAAGCCTCGGCGCAGGCTATGCCGGCGTCAAGAACGATCTTTTCGACCGCGACAACACCACCATGATCTTCGGCGACGCCAAAGCCGTCCTCCAAGACCTCGTGCGTGAGGTTAATGAGCTATAG
- a CDS encoding N-carbamoyl-D-amino-acid hydrolase yields the protein MVIGVGQLGPVQKHHSRKQVVARLVKHLEDASLQGCELVVFPELALTTFFPRWYVEQCSEMDAYFERSMPNESTKPLFDGAKKLGIAFVLGYAELSSDDDGNSRHYNTSILVDASATIVAKYRKVHLPGHAELESYRPFQHLEQRYFERGDGFSVWDALGMRFGMCLCNDRRWSESYRVMGLQGVELIALGYNTPKHYPPFPEIDELAVFHHQLVMQAGAHQNACWVAAAAKAGNEEGVPMIGASSIISPSGQIVAQSKSEEDELIVAECDLALARKYKRTLFNFASHRHPPAYSTICK from the coding sequence ATTGTTATTGGTGTAGGCCAACTTGGTCCGGTTCAAAAACATCATAGTCGAAAACAAGTTGTAGCACGGCTAGTCAAGCACTTGGAAGATGCCAGTTTGCAAGGTTGTGAATTGGTGGTTTTTCCAGAACTTGCATTAACGACGTTTTTTCCGCGATGGTACGTTGAGCAGTGCTCGGAGATGGACGCGTATTTTGAGCGTTCGATGCCAAATGAATCAACGAAGCCGTTGTTTGATGGTGCAAAAAAACTCGGTATAGCGTTTGTCTTAGGCTATGCGGAGCTGTCTAGCGATGACGATGGAAATTCCAGGCACTACAACACATCGATTCTCGTTGATGCTTCAGCTACTATCGTAGCGAAGTATCGTAAAGTTCATTTGCCAGGGCATGCTGAGCTTGAGTCGTATCGGCCTTTTCAACATCTTGAGCAACGCTATTTCGAGCGTGGCGATGGTTTTTCTGTCTGGGATGCTTTGGGCATGCGCTTTGGTATGTGCTTGTGCAACGATCGTCGCTGGTCTGAAAGCTACCGTGTGATGGGCTTGCAAGGGGTAGAGCTCATTGCGCTTGGCTACAACACACCAAAACACTATCCACCTTTTCCTGAAATTGATGAGCTTGCGGTGTTTCATCATCAGCTGGTGATGCAAGCTGGCGCACATCAAAATGCATGCTGGGTGGCTGCTGCTGCCAAAGCAGGCAATGAAGAAGGGGTGCCCATGATCGGGGCGAGCTCTATTATTTCACCTTCGGGGCAAATTGTGGCTCAGAGCAAAAGCGAAGAAGATGAACTGATTGTTGCCGAGTGCGATTTAGCCTTGGCACGCAAGTACAAGCGAACGTTGTTTAATTTTGCTTCGCACCGACATCCTCCGGCTTATTCGACCATCTGCAAATAG
- a CDS encoding diaminopropionate ammonia-lyase has translation MAELIFPPVTSFYDNPKANPALEYDSDKQSVISLKAYEQASQEICSWPGYQPTPLRNLDGLAASLGVKHVLYKDEGSRFALGSFKALGGAYAVYKLLAEQVAKHDGGLKPSAQQITQGKHRSLVSGITVCSATDGNHGRSVAWGAKIFGCRCVIYIHEHVSKGREAAIAAYGAKVVRHPGNYDDAVKQAAADAKKNGWFIVSDTSYEGYTQIPKDVMQGYTIMVQEALDQLPAGVFPTHVFVQGGVGAMAASVCAHLWQRYGQKRPRFIVVEPDKADCLIQSAKAGKPTAVHGALDTIMAGLACGEISSLAWQILETGTDAFISIADEGAAQAMRLLATGVGKDRPLVAGESAVAGVAALCSAAQQPELLRHLKLDSDSCVLFFGTEGDTDPELYKHIVGRSGDEIRQSEVDATD, from the coding sequence ATGGCTGAGTTAATTTTTCCCCCGGTAACTTCCTTTTACGACAATCCCAAGGCCAACCCGGCGCTGGAGTACGATAGCGACAAGCAAAGCGTCATTAGTCTGAAAGCCTACGAGCAAGCCAGCCAAGAGATTTGCTCATGGCCGGGTTATCAGCCCACGCCTTTGCGTAACCTTGACGGCTTGGCTGCATCGCTTGGTGTGAAGCATGTTCTTTACAAAGACGAAGGCAGTCGTTTTGCTTTGGGTAGTTTTAAGGCCTTGGGCGGGGCTTATGCTGTTTACAAATTGTTAGCAGAACAGGTGGCTAAACATGACGGCGGCCTAAAGCCAAGTGCACAACAGATCACTCAGGGTAAGCACCGCTCGTTGGTCTCAGGCATCACGGTCTGTTCTGCTACGGACGGCAATCATGGCCGATCGGTCGCTTGGGGCGCTAAGATTTTCGGTTGCCGTTGCGTGATTTACATCCATGAGCATGTCAGCAAAGGACGCGAAGCAGCGATTGCTGCGTACGGAGCCAAAGTAGTGCGCCATCCGGGAAACTACGATGATGCGGTGAAACAAGCTGCTGCGGATGCAAAAAAAAACGGATGGTTTATTGTTTCAGACACTTCCTATGAAGGCTATACGCAGATTCCCAAAGATGTGATGCAGGGCTATACCATCATGGTGCAAGAAGCGCTTGATCAACTGCCCGCGGGTGTTTTTCCAACGCATGTGTTTGTTCAAGGTGGGGTCGGGGCAATGGCAGCTTCGGTGTGTGCTCATTTGTGGCAACGCTATGGGCAGAAGCGGCCACGTTTTATCGTGGTTGAGCCCGACAAAGCAGACTGCTTGATTCAGAGCGCCAAAGCAGGCAAACCCACGGCGGTGCACGGTGCGCTGGATACCATCATGGCAGGCCTTGCGTGTGGTGAGATTTCGAGCTTGGCTTGGCAGATTCTCGAAACTGGTACGGATGCCTTTATTAGTATTGCGGACGAAGGCGCCGCGCAGGCTATGCGTTTGCTGGCCACGGGAGTGGGCAAGGATCGTCCCCTTGTGGCAGGCGAATCAGCGGTGGCCGGCGTGGCAGCTCTTTGCTCAGCTGCACAGCAGCCCGAACTTTTGCGGCATCTGAAACTTGATAGCGACTCTTGCGTCTTGTTTTTTGGAACAGAGGGCGATACGGACCCAGAGTTGTACAAACATATCGTCGGTAGGAGTGGTGATGAAATTCGGCAAAGTGAAGTAGATGCAACAGATTAA
- a CDS encoding NAD(P) transhydrogenase subunit alpha, with amino-acid sequence MATGTLLIGLYVFVLSCFVGFEVINKVPPTLHTPLMSGANAISGITIVGAISVAHSAEPSLANILGAAAIVLATINVVGGFVVTDRMLKMFGKKR; translated from the coding sequence ATGGCGACGGGAACTCTGCTCATTGGCCTTTATGTATTCGTTCTTTCTTGCTTTGTAGGATTTGAAGTCATTAACAAAGTCCCTCCAACGCTGCACACCCCTTTGATGTCAGGTGCGAATGCTATCAGCGGCATCACCATTGTGGGAGCCATCAGCGTGGCCCATAGCGCGGAGCCAAGTTTAGCCAACATCCTTGGCGCTGCAGCCATTGTCCTTGCAACAATTAACGTAGTAGGCGGTTTTGTCGTAACCGACCGCATGCTCAAGATGTTCGGAAAGAAGCGCTAA
- a CDS encoding PQQ-dependent sugar dehydrogenase, whose protein sequence is MHPMKRSVAFFMSGCFCFAVGCSPSGEGVKRAPDDHALSERPQNSNCVAFERPVFANSVAVERVFENLSFSKPVAMLQAPNDDSRWYVVEQDGRIKVFDNQATASSAQDLVDLSAAINSVPGEAGLLGMAFHPDFENNNYVFLSFTFGNAPMRSRISRYTVNANGTSLDSNSERVILTLEQPYDNHNGGNIAFGPDGFLYIGFGDGGSGGDPNANGQNPRTLLAALLRIDVDSANPYGIPADNPFANSSCDDVDGGCPEIYAWGLRNPWRWSFDSLTGELWLADVGQETWEEVNRIVLGGNYGWNTREGMHCFSAQNCDASGLIDPVAEYDHSEGESITGGFVYRGQTIPSLSDAFVYGDFVSGRLWKVGPDGDGGFQEDMLVDSGLSISSFAQDHNGEIYILDYGTGGIYQLVAGAQTDTLTVPELLSQTGCVDPQDPKTPDPGMIPYDINALFWSDGALKTRYFTIPDGTRITIGSDDDWEFPVGTVLLKNFDLADQRVETRLLVRHEDGNWAGYSYEWNDDQSDATWLRNGKTRDVAGQTWIYPSSAQCLQCHTNASGRSLGLETAQLNKDLLYESSKLVGNQLTTLAAIGMFTSIDSIDPSLMPLLPNPQDENESLENRARAYLHTNCSQCHRPGGPTNSIMDLRFTTSLADAEICDELPTDTTIKVDGLRLLAPGLPDASLLVLRMQRRDQLGMPPLGSNIIDEDGASLLSAWISQLSNCP, encoded by the coding sequence ATGCACCCAATGAAGCGCTCGGTGGCTTTTTTTATGAGTGGATGCTTTTGCTTTGCTGTTGGATGCAGTCCTTCCGGTGAGGGAGTAAAGCGCGCACCGGACGATCATGCTCTTAGTGAACGTCCTCAGAATAGCAACTGTGTGGCCTTTGAGCGCCCGGTCTTTGCCAACAGTGTTGCGGTAGAGCGCGTGTTTGAGAATTTAAGCTTCAGTAAACCAGTGGCCATGTTGCAGGCTCCGAATGATGATTCGCGTTGGTACGTCGTGGAGCAAGATGGTCGAATCAAGGTGTTTGACAACCAAGCCACAGCAAGCAGCGCTCAGGACCTTGTGGATCTAAGCGCCGCAATCAATAGTGTTCCCGGTGAAGCGGGTTTGCTTGGCATGGCCTTTCATCCCGATTTTGAAAACAACAACTACGTTTTTTTATCTTTTACTTTTGGCAATGCACCCATGCGATCGCGCATCTCGCGTTACACCGTCAATGCCAATGGTACCTCGCTTGATAGCAATTCAGAGCGAGTCATCCTGACTCTTGAGCAGCCCTACGATAACCACAATGGAGGCAACATCGCTTTCGGTCCCGATGGTTTTCTCTATATCGGCTTTGGTGATGGTGGAAGCGGCGGCGATCCAAATGCAAATGGTCAGAATCCACGCACGCTGCTTGCTGCCCTTTTGCGCATTGATGTCGACAGTGCGAACCCCTACGGCATTCCGGCGGACAATCCTTTTGCAAACTCAAGCTGTGATGATGTTGATGGTGGATGCCCTGAAATTTATGCGTGGGGCTTGCGTAATCCTTGGCGATGGAGTTTTGATAGTTTAACAGGCGAGCTATGGCTTGCGGATGTAGGACAAGAAACCTGGGAAGAAGTTAATCGTATTGTGCTTGGAGGCAACTACGGCTGGAATACGCGTGAAGGCATGCACTGTTTTTCGGCTCAAAACTGCGATGCCTCAGGCTTGATTGATCCAGTGGCTGAATACGATCATAGTGAGGGTGAGTCGATCACAGGTGGCTTTGTCTACCGTGGGCAAACGATTCCCAGTTTATCCGATGCGTTTGTCTATGGTGATTTTGTCTCAGGGCGCCTTTGGAAGGTAGGCCCCGATGGCGATGGTGGTTTTCAAGAAGACATGCTCGTAGACAGTGGTTTGTCTATTTCGTCCTTTGCTCAGGATCACAATGGTGAGATTTACATTCTCGATTATGGCACAGGCGGCATTTACCAGCTGGTTGCTGGTGCACAAACTGACACCTTAACGGTACCAGAACTGCTTTCGCAAACCGGATGTGTGGATCCGCAAGATCCCAAGACACCCGACCCAGGGATGATCCCCTACGATATCAATGCCCTTTTTTGGTCGGACGGAGCGCTAAAGACGCGGTACTTCACCATTCCCGATGGCACGCGTATTACAATTGGAAGTGACGATGACTGGGAGTTTCCGGTTGGAACGGTGCTTTTGAAGAATTTCGATCTTGCCGATCAGCGTGTTGAGACACGCTTACTCGTACGGCATGAAGACGGCAATTGGGCAGGGTACAGCTACGAGTGGAACGACGATCAAAGTGACGCTACTTGGCTTCGCAATGGCAAAACGCGGGACGTTGCAGGACAAACTTGGATTTACCCAAGTTCGGCGCAGTGTCTGCAATGCCATACCAATGCATCTGGACGCAGTCTTGGACTCGAAACAGCACAGCTGAACAAAGATCTGCTCTACGAGAGCAGTAAGCTTGTGGGCAATCAGCTCACGACGCTTGCAGCTATCGGAATGTTTACATCGATAGACAGTATTGACCCTTCACTGATGCCGCTATTGCCTAATCCTCAAGACGAAAACGAGAGCCTGGAGAATCGTGCTAGAGCCTATCTGCATACCAATTGCAGCCAGTGTCACCGCCCCGGAGGGCCTACCAATTCCATCATGGATCTTCGCTTCACGACATCTTTAGCGGATGCAGAGATCTGCGACGAACTTCCCACCGATACCACCATTAAAGTCGATGGACTGCGATTACTGGCCCCTGGACTTCCCGATGCATCTCTTCTTGTTCTGCGAATGCAGCGCCGCGATCAACTGGGTATGCCACCCCTTGGAAGCAACATCATCGATGAGGATGGTGCAAGTCTTCTGAGCGCTTGGATCAGCCAACTAAGCAACTGTCCCTAA
- a CDS encoding Re/Si-specific NAD(P)(+) transhydrogenase subunit alpha — MATVLVPKEWQQHESRVAATPETVKKLCKLGLQVCVESNAGQGAFISDEDYVNAGASIVETSAQQWSSADIIIKVAPLGQNPVLGAHEASLIKEGALLIALLAPFDSKDAIIMLRDRKVSSLPMEMIPRISRAQSMDALSSQASIAGYKAVLLAAAHLPSHFPLLMTAAGTVKPAKVVIMGAGVAGLQAVATAKRLGATVEVSDIRPEVQEQVESLGAKFIDLPELESGAGTGGYAKEMGPEFLRKQREIVSEHIKQADVVITTALVPGRPAPKLVSKEMVSSMKKGSVIVDLAVAAGGNCEFSELDKTVVAEGVTIIGDSNLPATVSKDASQLYARNVFTLLELMVKDGNISLDLDDEIIAGTLLTYQGSIRNDRIKQLIEGGN; from the coding sequence ATGGCAACAGTCTTGGTGCCCAAAGAATGGCAGCAACATGAAAGCCGTGTTGCAGCAACTCCCGAAACCGTAAAAAAGCTATGCAAGCTTGGCTTACAGGTATGCGTAGAAAGCAATGCCGGCCAAGGCGCATTTATTAGCGATGAGGACTACGTAAACGCAGGCGCAAGCATCGTTGAGACCTCGGCCCAGCAATGGAGCTCCGCAGACATCATTATCAAGGTGGCCCCGCTTGGACAAAACCCTGTGCTTGGAGCGCACGAAGCTTCGCTCATCAAAGAAGGAGCATTGCTCATCGCTTTGCTTGCTCCCTTTGACAGCAAAGACGCCATCATCATGCTAAGAGACCGAAAGGTCTCGTCCTTGCCCATGGAAATGATCCCACGCATCAGTCGTGCGCAAAGCATGGATGCGTTATCGTCACAGGCAAGCATCGCGGGTTATAAAGCTGTGCTGTTGGCTGCCGCACACCTGCCATCGCATTTTCCATTGCTCATGACCGCGGCAGGCACCGTCAAGCCCGCAAAAGTAGTGATTATGGGCGCTGGCGTTGCTGGCCTTCAAGCCGTAGCCACTGCAAAACGACTTGGCGCTACAGTCGAAGTCTCTGACATTCGGCCCGAAGTTCAAGAACAAGTAGAATCGCTGGGAGCTAAGTTCATTGACTTACCGGAACTTGAAAGCGGCGCGGGCACAGGCGGCTACGCCAAAGAAATGGGACCTGAGTTTTTGCGCAAACAGCGTGAAATCGTCAGCGAACATATCAAACAAGCCGATGTTGTCATCACCACAGCGCTTGTTCCTGGAAGACCTGCACCAAAGCTTGTAAGCAAAGAGATGGTGTCTTCCATGAAAAAGGGTTCGGTGATTGTCGATCTTGCCGTGGCCGCGGGTGGCAACTGCGAATTTTCAGAGCTCGACAAAACCGTCGTTGCCGAGGGTGTCACCATCATCGGCGATTCCAATCTGCCTGCAACGGTGTCAAAAGACGCAAGCCAGCTTTATGCGCGTAACGTATTCACCCTTCTTGAACTCATGGTTAAGGATGGAAATATTAGCCTCGATCTCGATGATGAAATCATCGCTGGCACTTTACTGACTTATCAAGGAAGCATCCGCAACGATCGGATCAAACAACTTATTGAAGGAGGCAACTGA